A DNA window from Hevea brasiliensis isolate MT/VB/25A 57/8 chromosome 2, ASM3005281v1, whole genome shotgun sequence contains the following coding sequences:
- the LOC110657972 gene encoding uncharacterized protein LOC110657972: protein MGNYFTNPSSKAAGRVILWDGRVHEFEKPLTVAELMLEYPQQVVVEFRSDLSEKRPTPLPADKKLDMKKVYLMLPMKRGKPVLLSSEEARHVLSVLRSRSFLSSSRFLPLFARICPAGGIEEGQTSTTTKFVSERKENESELMLPEILENRPEYLSRQLSGKGWKPSLDTIKEKKVEKKIPHWLFNFQA from the coding sequence ATGGGAAATTATTTCACAAACCCGTCTTCGAAGGCCGCCGGAAGAGTAATTCTATGGGATGGCAGAGTTCATGAGTTTGAGAAACCACTAACCGTGGCTGAGCTGATGCTGGAGTACCCACAACAAGTGGTGGTGGAGTTCCGCTCTGATTTGTCTGAAAAGAGACCAACTCCGTTGCCAGCTGATAAGAAGCTAGACATGAAGAAGGTGTACCTAATGTTGCCCATGAAGAGGGGGAAGCCTGTGTTATTATCTTCAGAGGAAGCTAGGCATGTTCTTTCGGTTTTAAGATCGCGGTCTTTTTTATCTTCGTCGAGGTTTCTGCCTTTGTTTGCTAGGATCTGCCCTGCTGGAGGTATTGAAGAGGGACAGACATCGACGACGACGAAGTTTGTTTCGGAAAGGAAGGAAAATGAATCGGAGTTAATGTTGCCGGAGATTTTGGAGAATAGACCAGAGTATTTGAGCAGGCAACTTTCAGGGAAAGGGTGGAAACCTAGCTTGGATACGATTAAAGAAAAGAAGGTGGAGAAAAAGATACCTCACTGGTTGtttaatttccaagcttaa